In Zingiber officinale cultivar Zhangliang chromosome 11B, Zo_v1.1, whole genome shotgun sequence, a single window of DNA contains:
- the LOC122034764 gene encoding UPF0496 protein At3g19330-like, with amino-acid sequence MRCLGGGGGGGGRSRRAGHPPPPASSSAPVPAPSGSGEENEECDGFDRINGENRQRRRDLSRLSECCLPTTSAAASSAASPTINLSGEYMLAVNTSSYKEIWYKIHRHRSEGGEGDSEEVEASDSAETPSSAGLISRVLDPDRASVEETLRGVTPDHLTRLVDDYFQSSEHSSRYCISLRRAVGRAYSLYAPIEELIDLISSADSRRARLTDAQCDRAFDILLQFDRLGNPFPPPSGDTRSFQLMRGRFADLKKQLELRLLKARQRRRLLRRSAQASGACLIISTVSLAVTGVFLATHALVVLMAGPSFLLGGCLPTRDSPARPRRRTRRDMAQLDAASRGAYALNTDLDTIERLVARLHANVESDRELVRLGLESGGRDQQQHLIVEVARQLRRNLYTFLRQLEDLEEHICLFLAAVNRARSLLLRQIQQRRPPP; translated from the exons ATGCGTTGCttaggcggcggcggcggcggcggcggcagatCCAGAAGAGCAGGGCACCCGCCGCCACCGGCTTCCTCATCTGCTCCAGTCCCAGCACCTTCAG GCTCCGGTGAGGAGAATGAAGAATGTGACGGGTTCGATAGGATCAATGGAGAGAACAGGCAGCGGCGTAGAGATCTCAGCCGGCTCTCGGAGTGCTGTCTCCCGACGACATCAGCAGCAGCGTCTTCAGCCGCCTCACCCACCATCAACCTCAGCGGAGAGTACATGCTCGCCGTCAACACGAGTTCCTATAAGGAGATATGGTACAAGATCCATCGCCACCGTTCCGAGGGGGGAGAAGGGGATTCGGAGGAGGTAGAGGCTAGTGACTCGGCGGAGACGCCCTCGTCGGCCGGCTTGATCTCGCGCGTCCTCGATCCAGACCGAGCCTCCGTCGAGGAAACACTTCGTGGCGTGACACCCGATCACCTCACCCGACTCGTTGATGACTACTTCCAGAGCAGCGAGCATTCGTCTCGCTACTGCATCTCCCTCCGCCGAGCTGTCGGCCGCGCTTACTCCCTCTATGCCCCAATCGAAGAGCTGATCGATCTGATTTCCTCCGCCGATAGCCGTCGCGCCCGCCTGACGGACGCCCAGTGCGACCGGGCCTTCGACATTCTCCTTCAATTCGACCGTCTTGGAAACCCTTTTCCGCCCCCTTCCGGCGATACACGCAGCTTCCAGCTCATGCGGGGCCGCTTCGCAGATCTGAAGAAGCAGCTTGAACTCCGCCTCCTGAAGGCCCGCCAGAGGCGCCGGCTACTGCGCCGCTCCGCCCAAGCATCCGGCGCCTGCTTAATCATCTCCACAGTCAGCCTCGCCGTCACCGGAGTGTTCCTGGCAACCCACGCATTGGTCGTGCTCATGGCCGGGCCCTCCTTCCTCCTCGGCGGTTGCCTCCCGACGAGGGATTCGCCGGCGAGACCGAGACGGAGGACACGGCGCGACATGGCCCAGTTGGACGCTGCCTCGAGGGGGGCTTACGCGCTGAACACCGACCTAGATACGATTGAACGCCTGGTGGCGAGACTGCACGCGAACGTGGAGAGTGACCGCGAGCTGGTGCGGCTGGGGCTGGAGAGTGGTGGGAGGGATCAGCAGCAACATCTAATCGTGGAGGTAGCACGTCAGCTCCGCAGAAACCTTTACACCTTCCTCCGCCAACTCGAGGACCTGGAAGAGCACATTTGCCTCTTCTTAGCGGCTGTTAACCGTGCCAGGTCGCTCCTTCTCAGGCAGATCCAGCAACGGCGACCGCCTCCTTAA
- the LOC122034898 gene encoding actin-depolymerizing factor 11, producing the protein MAFVRSYSNASSGMGVAEDCKEIFRELQRKKSHRYVIFKIDDKQKQVVVEKTGKVTESYDDFTASLPENDCRYAIYDFDFVTEENCQKSKIFFIAWSPAISRIRAKMLYATSKDRFRRELDGVHYELQATDPTELDLEILRERAH; encoded by the exons ATGGCTTTTGTTCGATCGTAT TCAAATGCATCTTCTGGAATGGGTGTTGCTGAGGATTGCAAAGAAATATTCCGAGAACTTCAGAGGAAGAAGAGTCATCGTTATGTGATTTTCAAAATAGATGACAAGCAAAAGCAGGTTGTTGTGGAGAAGACTGGAAAAGTCACGGAAAGTTATGATGATTTCACGGCATCTCTTCCAGAGAATGATTGTCGTTATGCTATCTATGACTTCGACTTTGTCACTGAAGAGAATTGCCAGAAAAGCAAAATATTCTTCATTGCTTG GTCCCCGGCTATATCCCGAATCCGAGCTAAGATGTTGTATGCTACCTCAAAGGATCGGTTCAGGCGAGAGCTTGATGGTGTTCACTACGAGCTTCAGGCTACTGATCCAACAGAGCTCGACCTCGAGATTCTGAGAGAACGAGCCCATTAA